ATAATCCTCTACTTGTTTCAATTCAACTTTTGCATTGATTGCTGTTGCCTGTTGTTCAATTTTAGAATTTGCTTCAGTAAGCTTTTTACCTTGCGCATCTACTATATTATTTAAATTCCCAACTGTGGAGGATAAACCGCTTGCTGTTTTTTCAACTTCTAAAACACGTTTATCAAATCCATTTTGGTTATTTTCTACTATTGTTATTGTTTCTTTGATACCATCCACACTTTTTGTAATTTCATTTGTTTTCTTCGTAAATTCATCATTTGCAACTTGGTTTTCTGGGGCTGGCGTCCAATCCTGCGGCTTATTCCCTTTATATAGAGCAACCCACTCTACAGTAGCTTTTGTAGTATTACTTGGAGAGTTATATAAACTTAACTTTCGTTCATTCCCACTTGTAGCCGCAACAGCTTTGAAGGTTACATAAGTTATTCCATTAGCGTAAACACTTGTTGCATATCCAACATTGCTAGACCCACCATTCTGCCAAATCCCAAATTTTTGACCTTGAAGGACACTTCCTTTAATTACAAAGGTATATTCCTCACCTGTAGCGAAATTTTCAGTTAGAGAATATTGATTGATTAAATAATCTGTTTTCTCATATTTTACATTTGAATCTAATGCAAGGTTACGTCCCCCAACCTTATCATTATTAACTTTCGTTTCTACACTAGTTAACTTTTCATTGATTTTACCTGCTTGCTCTGTAATTTCAGTTGTTGTTTTCTTGAGATCATTTGCTGTTTGCTGCACATCTGAAATTGTCTTTTTTGTACCTTCCACAGTTTGCTCGACTGTATTTAATTTCCCGCTAATTTCCCCATCTTTTTTCGTTAATGATTCAATAGAAGTTTTAAATCCATCAGCGGTTTGTTCTGATGTAGTAACTCGTTCGGTAAGCTTTCCCTGTTCGTTTTGTATATTTGATACAGAAGTATTGATCCCTTTAATAGTAGTCTCAATTTCTACTGTTTTTTTCGTGAATTCAGTTGTTGATACCTGATCTTCTGGTGCTGGTGTCCATGCTGTCGGTACTGTGCCAATTTCTAATTTAGCCTTTTCAATTAACGTATCCCCAGTGAAATCACGTGCTAAAGCGTAAGCTGAAATCCCTTTAATAGGCTTATCTATTACTACAGCACTCGCTGTGAACCTTTCCTTGTTATACTGTTTACCTGGTGTTAGGCGGTTTTCTATGCGACAACTTGGATACTGAAATGTATCGTCTGTGAAAGTAATCTTCACTTCGATACCAACCCATTTATTCGTTACACCCCATGCCGTAACTTTACCTGTAAATAGGAAACTCATAGCAATATTCTTACCCTGCATTAAAGTAACTGCATCTTTGGCTACATCAAAATAAGTAGATTGCTTGTTTTCCCCAGTCTTCACTAAATGCGATTTAGTAGCCGTTTCTAGTAATAGATTTCGAACACCAATTTCCGTATTATCAACTTTTGTTTTTAAATCAGTAAGTACTTGTTTCGTACCATCAGCGGTTTGTATTACTTCATTCGTTTTCTTTTCAAGCTGTGATAGACCCTCATTCGTTTTCGTTAACTCTGACTTCTCGGCTTTCTGTGTAAGAGCTTCATTCGTTTGACCAATAGATGTATTTATATCCTTGAATTTCTGTACATTCCCTTGTTTATCAGTTTCATAGACTTGTTTACCAACAGTGTTATTATCGATGTAATCTCTCGTATAAACACCTGATTTATCAGCCTTATCTTTTAGCTGAGTATTAATCCATGTTTGATCCACTTTGTCATTAACTTGCTTTTGAACATCAACTATTTGTCCAGCTATTTCTTGAGCTTTATTTTCCACAGTTTGAACTTTTTGATTTAACTCTTTTTTTGTGGACTCAATATCTTTATTAACCTGCTCTAATGTTTCTTTTTTGACAGACTCTACATCTGGTACAACAGATTCCCAAGCTGTACCTGTCCATATTTTTAAAATACCAGGCTTTCCATTGCTAATATCACGCCAAAGTGTTTTATAGGGCTTTAATCCTGTTGTCGGCGGATTCTTAGCTTCTATAATTTCAACGGTATTATTTTTAAGATTCTCTTGAACCTTTTCAGCAAGTGTTTTGGCTGCTTCTGATTCTTTTTGTGCATTACCAGCGGTTTCGTTAGCTTCTTTAACTAATTTATCTAGCTGATCTATCATTTCTTGTTTATTTCCTAAGGAACTAAGAATGCGATTGTAAATCTTTCGTAGTTCTTCATTTGGATCTGTAATCTCACGGTAATCACCATACACATATTTATCTTGCAATGGATTTTTATGTGATTCATCACCAGCAATTGTTCTCGCTTCTAAATAAAGCTTAGGCGTGAATCCAGTATCTTTAATTCGAATTGAATCTCCCTCATTGATTAACTCATGAGCTAGTCCAAATACACGCCCTATACTTTGTGCTTGAACATCATAAGAAACAGAAGTATTCACACGTTTTGCTAACTCTGCTTTCATAAGAGTCAACAATCGTTCTGGTGTTATATCTTCTTCTGTTTCTGGAGTGTAAAATCCAAATTTATGTTTACCTTTTTCATTCCAGCGTTGAAAAGCATCGCTATCCACAATATATGGCATACCTTTGTTTATATCTGCGATAGTGAGAACTTCTCCACCTTCTTTTTTGATAAAGCCAATTAAAGCTGTACAAATGTTTTGTGAGTTTTCAATACGTTTAATTCCAACTAAATCTTTACCTAACGAGACTTCCTTACCTGTTTCTCTCCCTCTTTTTTTCACCATGTCTACATACCAACCTACGATTTGAGAACCGACCACTTCAACACGGTATATAATTTCTAATTCAAATAGGGAAGCAATCTTTTTTAAGAAACTCAACGGATCTATAAATTCATCAATAGTCATAGAACGAAAACCAGCATACTCTGTTTTACCACGCTGCCATTTTACACCTACAAGAGCAATGTCCATAAATTCATTTACTGTCTTACCTTCAATTTTCTGTGGACGAATATAGTCATCTTTAGCAAGATTAATCCATGCACCTGATGCATAAGTAATTACGGATCTATCGTTAGGATCTTTCTCTACTTCAGTGATTACATACGGAACAATACGCCCATCCCTTACTTCTTTTAATACTAAGTTTTGTTGCATAAGTGTGGCTGCATATTTCGTGTTATCAAATACTTTAAACTCCAAAGTATCGATATTATTCTTGATTTCCCAATGCCGTTTATCATCCCAGTAATCTTTTGGCTGTATAGCTGAAACGATTTGACTAGTTTTAAAATCAATAATATGTAAGACTCCACTTGGTGTTCTCATCTAAACCGCTCCCTATATTTAACCCTGGCTGTTCCGATATCAGAAGGCATGATTTCTAGTATATTAGTACCTTTATTAATGACAGGAAAATTACTGAAAATGTCTTTAATATTAATCGCATCCTTCCCTTCAATCGTTACATGACTATTTTCTGTATCAATTACAACTTTATCGCCAACATCTACTATATAAGGCGGTGTGTTTTTCGTATTTAAATTCACTTTCCAAAACTTCAAATCACTAACTGACATCGCTTCTACTGGCGGTACATCCTGCCATTGCATGATGCTAATCTGTATTTGAGCTGCTTTTTCCATGTGATAGTTATTTTCATCAGTCCACCGTGCGAAACGTTCTGAATCATCTTTTTCTGTCCCAGGAAGAAATTTTGAAATATACGCTTCCCATACGTTTCCTGTTCTAGCTATCCACAATCGACCGAAATATTGATTCCATGTATTTGGATAATCACCGCTCTCATAAATCAGCCCTGTTTTCCCTGGTTTGTTATCGTATCCGATAACCATCGTTCCAAAATTTTGTTCAGCTTGCCAATAGAGATCATTCATAGCAATTTTTGAAAGTACCTTACTATTTTCATCGAGTATTGCTATCTCAACTCGTCCCATTTCATTGATTTTCTTACTCTTACAAGTAACGTAGGCTTGCATAATAAAATCTTGTAATGGACCACCAGGTATACTCTTTTTAACAGCTGCACCATGCCATCCTTTACCTGTTCCAGTACCGAAATCAGAACAATAAAATTGATATTTATCTGATTTCATTTCGCCAACTGGCTCACCATCTTCCATTGCACTGACTTTACTCCATCCGACTGTAGTAGCCATTTCATCCCATACTATACGCTGATTCTTTTCTACAGGCTTTTCCACAGTTTTTAGTGGCATACCGATACGAAAATAATCTCGATTATTTAAAGATATTCCACCGAACCATACATCTAAAAAAGTGTTTGGTTTCGTAATGTCAATCTCAATAATAGGATTAGAGTGAACTGTTCCTTTGTTTTGAACATTTGCCGTTAACCCACGTGCACCTGATTGAAAATCTACTGTTCGAGTAGGTCCTAATTTATAAGGCATCGGACAAATAAACTTCAAAGTACCTTTACCTAACGTAACGAAATCCTCAGGATTAAAATCTTCATCAATAATAGCTAAATATGTTCTATCAGGAGTTGCATCAAATACTAGCTCAACTGCTTCTTCTGTAATTAACCAAGCTGCTATTTCTTCTTTTAATGTTTCTAAATCTTTTCCATCTGGAACGATAATTCCCACAGGGACAGGAAGTGGACGAGGATCTGTTTCCATTCCTAATAATCTTGCGCCTGGATATCCAGGCGTTTTTAAGAAATTGCGTTTCAGAGGTGCCCATGTTGGTGGACTCCATCCTTTTTCTATTTGGATGTATTTTTTCCGTTCGTTATTAAATGTAAAAGAACTCATTTTTCCACCTCATTTCTATATAAAATAAAAGAAACCCTAACCTAAAAGGCTGAGTTTCTTGCTGTTTCTCTATCTTGATACTCTTTCGTATATCGATAAGTCCCACGCGCCACATCTCGTCCCTCTAAAACAACAGGAACTTCAACAACTAAATCACCACCAAGCATTGGAATGGCTCCACCACCAGATGATCCAGACGAATAATTAATCACTTGATTTGATACGCTATTTGCCATAGCTTGTCTGCTATTTGACATACTTCCATACACACCACTCATAACAGACTTTAATCCTGATAACTGGCTCATAGAGCTAGCCATCATACGGCTCATGTCACCCAATAGTTGATTGATTTCTCCCGACATAGCAAATTGTTGTTGTGGCATGGCTGCTACTATTCCCGCACCAATATCTCCAAGTGTTTTTTTATTCAATGGTAAAACCGCTTCTTTTCCAGCTTCTCCTGCACCTTGTAAGTTTCCACCATTCATTCCAAAGATAGTCGGTTTAGTGAAAATACCACCTTTAGCGCGCCAATCAACATTAATTCCTGATGGATAAGTAACGTCTTTACCCAGTACATTTTTTGTACTAGTTTCTAAACTAAAGTGCGGCATTTTAGGCATTTCAGGTTTAGGAATTTTCAATTTCAAATTATCAAAGAATCCTTTGATTTTATCAATGAACCCCTTTACCCCATCAACTGCATCTCTTATTGGATCCATAATAAATCTTTTTGCCGCTTCAAATTTTTCTTGTGCGGCACTCTTCACGGAATCAAATTTCTCGCGCGCTGAATTATATAAATCAGTGAATTTTTGTTTGGCTTGATTATACGTTTCAGTTACTGGATTAATTACGTATTGCTTCACTAAATTCCAGGCTAAAAGTGTATAGGATTTTATAGATTCCCAATTTCCTAATATCCAGTTAGCTAAATCTGCTAGTTTTTGTTTCGTTGTATTCCACAATTCCTGAACCGGTTGAATAACATACTGTTTTATTAAATTCCAACCTGCTAGTGTATAAGATTTTGCTAATTCCCACTGTGAACTTAGCCAAGAAACCAAATCAGAAAATTTTTCTTTCACTAAAATCCAAGTTTCCTGGACTGGTTGGATAATATACTGCTTGCATAAAGACCAAGCAATTTGTGTTGCTAACTTTACTAACTCCCATTGTTGGCTCAACCAGTTAACCAAATCACCAAATTTTTCTTTGACTAAATTCCACGTATCT
This genomic interval from Bacillus cereus contains the following:
- a CDS encoding phage tail spike protein — its product is MRTPSGVLHIIDFKTSQIVSAIQPKDYWDDKRHWEIKNNIDTLEFKVFDNTKYAATLMQQNLVLKEVRDGRIVPYVITEVEKDPNDRSVITYASGAWINLAKDDYIRPQKIEGKTVNEFMDIALVGVKWQRGKTEYAGFRSMTIDEFIDPLSFLKKIASLFELEIIYRVEVVGSQIVGWYVDMVKKRGRETGKEVSLGKDLVGIKRIENSQNICTALIGFIKKEGGEVLTIADINKGMPYIVDSDAFQRWNEKGKHKFGFYTPETEEDITPERLLTLMKAELAKRVNTSVSYDVQAQSIGRVFGLAHELINEGDSIRIKDTGFTPKLYLEARTIAGDESHKNPLQDKYVYGDYREITDPNEELRKIYNRILSSLGNKQEMIDQLDKLVKEANETAGNAQKESEAAKTLAEKVQENLKNNTVEIIEAKNPPTTGLKPYKTLWRDISNGKPGILKIWTGTAWESVVPDVESVKKETLEQVNKDIESTKKELNQKVQTVENKAQEIAGQIVDVQKQVNDKVDQTWINTQLKDKADKSGVYTRDYIDNNTVGKQVYETDKQGNVQKFKDINTSIGQTNEALTQKAEKSELTKTNEGLSQLEKKTNEVIQTADGTKQVLTDLKTKVDNTEIGVRNLLLETATKSHLVKTGENKQSTYFDVAKDAVTLMQGKNIAMSFLFTGKVTAWGVTNKWVGIEVKITFTDDTFQYPSCRIENRLTPGKQYNKERFTASAVVIDKPIKGISAYALARDFTGDTLIEKAKLEIGTVPTAWTPAPEDQVSTTEFTKKTVEIETTIKGINTSVSNIQNEQGKLTERVTTSEQTADGFKTSIESLTKKDGEISGKLNTVEQTVEGTKKTISDVQQTANDLKKTTTEITEQAGKINEKLTSVETKVNNDKVGGRNLALDSNVKYEKTDYLINQYSLTENFATGEEYTFVIKGSVLQGQKFGIWQNGGSSNVGYATSVYANGITYVTFKAVAATSGNERKLSLYNSPSNTTKATVEWVALYKGNKPQDWTPAPENQVANDEFTKKTNEITKSVDGIKETITIVENNQNGFDKRVLEVEKTASGLSSTVGNLNNIVDAQGKKLTEANSKIEQQATAINAKVELKQVEDYVAGFKIPDLKNTVNKNKEDLLAELANKLATEQFNQKMTMIDNRFSVNEKGIDLAAKKTEVYTRTQADGEFAKDSYVRTMESRLELTEKGVSISVKENGVIAAFNMSKENITLNANKINLVGFITANHIKGQVLEGVTLKTTGDSEQRYIQINKQNIRLYDKNEIRGFLGFYDRSTDGGLQPTFILGRDSAQGSMNGSFALTQVTPRINGVENFDTSYATLGMVAYYNPTTNEFSRSSQISFYRDGGHMNISADGRLNLQSKNDVYIGTEGLAGTYGGRVYVGAASYAWVKANKEVYIESGNGNWIFSKTNKPSEQNAPVIKDDDMNADFRLAYVLMRSSHASGYQGSLQIKSVNGNEFRDLEARYIKAVSLQQTSTRKIKTAIKDIEIDSLDKFMGLKVQQYHFKSDMDRLYEMRENRKEGDPLPTVKDIPLQYGFIAEDSDDVFTTVEKEAINLYPVVSLAIDATQKIYIELKAENKQLKERVATLENDVSEMKALLQKLIS
- a CDS encoding distal tail protein Dit; translation: MSSFTFNNERKKYIQIEKGWSPPTWAPLKRNFLKTPGYPGARLLGMETDPRPLPVPVGIIVPDGKDLETLKEEIAAWLITEEAVELVFDATPDRTYLAIIDEDFNPEDFVTLGKGTLKFICPMPYKLGPTRTVDFQSGARGLTANVQNKGTVHSNPIIEIDITKPNTFLDVWFGGISLNNRDYFRIGMPLKTVEKPVEKNQRIVWDEMATTVGWSKVSAMEDGEPVGEMKSDKYQFYCSDFGTGTGKGWHGAAVKKSIPGGPLQDFIMQAYVTCKSKKINEMGRVEIAILDENSKVLSKIAMNDLYWQAEQNFGTMVIGYDNKPGKTGLIYESGDYPNTWNQYFGRLWIARTGNVWEAYISKFLPGTEKDDSERFARWTDENNYHMEKAAQIQISIMQWQDVPPVEAMSVSDLKFWKVNLNTKNTPPYIVDVGDKVVIDTENSHVTIEGKDAINIKDIFSNFPVINKGTNILEIMPSDIGTARVKYRERFR